In the genome of Xanthocytophaga agilis, one region contains:
- a CDS encoding OmpA family protein has product MKYKYIKISAWLFFLASPFAASAQEFGVELNGGLQGLKYTLPTSNVRLQPGASLGVNYTFPLASKWGLLTGISGSYYATKVTLRDGAVFSSYQVDTEGSAFQYNVSTIGYKEDQRFWAVGIPVMLQYHTDGEKTQWYIDAGTRIIFPFNATIKTKSAQITTTGYYPDFNVEVHDLPQHGFGSVNNWQSATKTSLKPTATLSAATGLSFRLSPVLRLYTGIYVDYGLTNMRKGAHNQPLVSYESTNVNAIKTSSVLSTGYASNPKLTGFGVQVRLTFGKRKSKDADTEANKPQAVTTDVPATQPQKTTQEEDKKVETTEQQVETTQNQPTNTPSNTTPSPSQKTITNKEKQVVEEPMEFDELGQTEIPESMKSHLDSVAAILLAHPELSVSIVGHTCDLGTEEVNLRVGKKRATLVANYLAQKGVARNRMNVDSAGESQPLVPNTSEQNRRKNRRVEIEIESPETK; this is encoded by the coding sequence ATGAAATATAAATATATAAAGATATCAGCCTGGTTATTTTTTCTGGCAAGCCCTTTTGCTGCCAGTGCACAGGAGTTTGGAGTTGAATTAAATGGTGGGTTACAAGGTCTGAAGTATACGTTACCTACTAGTAATGTGCGGTTACAACCAGGGGCTTCATTGGGTGTAAATTATACATTTCCGTTAGCATCAAAGTGGGGATTACTTACAGGGATTTCCGGTAGTTATTACGCTACCAAAGTAACATTACGAGATGGTGCTGTATTTTCTTCCTATCAGGTGGATACTGAAGGATCTGCCTTTCAATACAATGTAAGCACGATAGGATACAAAGAAGATCAACGTTTCTGGGCTGTAGGTATACCTGTTATGTTACAATATCATACAGATGGAGAGAAAACACAATGGTATATCGATGCAGGTACACGTATTATATTTCCATTTAATGCAACTATCAAAACAAAGTCTGCCCAGATAACTACTACCGGATATTATCCGGATTTTAATGTAGAGGTTCACGATTTACCACAACACGGATTTGGGTCTGTAAATAACTGGCAAAGCGCAACCAAAACATCCCTGAAACCTACTGCCACACTGAGTGCAGCTACAGGACTTAGTTTCAGACTTTCTCCAGTCTTGCGTTTATATACAGGAATCTATGTGGATTATGGTCTTACCAATATGAGAAAAGGGGCACATAACCAGCCATTAGTTTCATATGAATCAACCAATGTCAATGCAATAAAAACATCCAGCGTATTGAGCACTGGGTATGCAAGCAATCCAAAACTAACAGGATTTGGGGTACAGGTTCGTTTGACCTTTGGTAAACGTAAATCAAAAGATGCAGATACAGAGGCAAATAAGCCACAAGCTGTGACTACCGATGTTCCGGCAACTCAACCACAGAAAACAACACAGGAAGAAGATAAAAAGGTTGAAACTACTGAACAACAAGTGGAAACAACGCAGAATCAGCCAACCAATACTCCATCAAATACTACGCCATCACCTTCTCAGAAGACAATAACCAATAAAGAAAAGCAGGTTGTAGAAGAACCAATGGAATTTGACGAACTGGGTCAAACTGAAATTCCTGAAAGTATGAAATCGCACCTGGATAGTGTCGCAGCGATTCTGCTAGCCCATCCGGAACTAAGCGTTTCTATTGTGGGACATACCTGTGATCTGGGTACAGAAGAAGTAAACCTCCGTGTAGGAAAAAAACGTGCTACCCTAGTAGCTAATTACCTTGCACAAAAGGGTGTTGCCAGAAACAGAATGAATGTGGATTCAGCAGGAGAAAGTCAACCACTGGTTCCTAATACGTCTGAACAAAACAGAAGAAAAAATAGACGCGTAGAAATCGAGATAGAATCGCCAGAAACCAAATAA
- a CDS encoding MBG domain-containing protein: MSFHYPSVIQRFILFFYLQCRSVLWNPQLHICCFLAFLGLTTATWAQTPDANGILYVKKGSSGTGDSWGNAMGELGNAIQVATLLNTGTSETVKQIWVSGGTYYPMYTVDGSGDNRAKTFKLPTDVKIYGGFAGTEMSVSNRDLTNIANSTILSGDLGTTNDASDNAYHVVLGVNTVGGAELNGFTITGGNANNAITLTVSTINVYCYYGGGLYLTNAASPLLSNLIITNNNASNLGGGIFCIYSSSPVLSNVVIDSNSSSNGGGMANYSDSSPSLTSVTFTNNNADVGGAIYIFLNSTPSLTNVAFNSNNATSFGGAIYGGNNGGVNANKVQFRGNSSGTNGGGIFAGAGTWSFRDVLFSGNKATGIGGAVYANGSSVSMINSTIAGNNATTAGAVYGDNTSSLAIYNSVVYGNSSGITTLGTLTNEYSLIQGITANSGTHMLDGATNPQFILAPSFATAPFATGNYQVILGSPLVNAGKNALYPGLNVTSNDLAGNSRITHHADGSFIDIGAYENTGSIAQTISASNTIKTYGDIDFEPGATTSSGLVVSYSSSNTSVALPYQDATDGNKWKIRIVAAGTVTITGSQLGNNTYDVAPEVTFTLTINKAPLTIIANNDTRAYNGSGYTGGNGVTFSGFVNGDTTTNLSGSLFYTGTSQGAITMGNYVITPNGYTSTNYNITYQSATLAITKAPITIVANSQSKVYGTSDPLLTYIASGFVGSDNSSILTGSLSRNTGENAGSYTINQNTLSVTNNNYTIAYTSNTLTITKATLQIVADVQSKVYGEADPVFTYTTSGFVSGDDASILTGTLSRVTGENVGTYTITQGGLSAGNNYSISLTDNSLTITQASLLITADAQSKVYGTADPALTFIVSGFKNGDNNSVLSGSLNRDSGENAGVYAINQNTLSAGANYIITYTGNVLTITKAPQFITWQQDLTVGCDGSAAPMQLTAITNSGLPVNYIITNTNIATINGDILTPVHEGSTIVTVTQPGDANHFPAEPIENNFTYQLFGRVRQHWNDVIFFDNTGGNYVSWQWYKNGAAVAGATEDFYNESSTLNGSYYVLATDNNGNTVQSCALVLTGSSTVASGIKVYPNPSRPGETVTITCNYTNTALQGAKLIITNLVGNVAQQITSVKQENQVTMPLVSGMYIVTLILNDGQKATVNVIVN, translated from the coding sequence ATGTCTTTTCACTACCCATCTGTTATTCAACGATTTATTCTATTTTTTTATTTACAGTGTCGATCTGTATTATGGAACCCTCAACTTCATATATGCTGTTTTCTTGCCTTTTTAGGTCTTACTACTGCGACCTGGGCACAGACACCTGATGCCAATGGTATTTTGTATGTTAAAAAAGGTTCATCAGGTACTGGCGATAGCTGGGGCAATGCAATGGGTGAACTAGGTAATGCTATTCAGGTAGCCACTCTATTGAATACGGGTACTTCAGAAACTGTCAAGCAAATCTGGGTATCAGGGGGAACTTATTACCCTATGTATACAGTGGATGGTTCCGGCGACAATAGAGCCAAAACATTCAAATTGCCCACAGATGTAAAAATCTATGGTGGTTTTGCAGGAACTGAAATGTCTGTAAGTAACCGTGATTTAACCAATATAGCAAATTCCACTATTTTGAGTGGAGATCTTGGTACAACCAATGATGCCTCTGATAATGCTTATCACGTTGTTCTTGGTGTTAATACAGTTGGTGGTGCTGAATTAAACGGTTTTACGATTACAGGAGGAAATGCAAATAATGCTATAACTCTTACTGTTTCCACTATAAATGTTTACTGTTATTATGGAGGTGGGTTGTATCTGACAAACGCGGCTTCTCCACTATTAAGTAATCTGATTATTACTAATAACAATGCGTCTAATTTGGGTGGGGGCATTTTTTGTATTTACAGTAGCTCCCCTGTTTTGTCAAATGTCGTTATTGACAGCAACAGTAGCTCCAATGGTGGAGGTATGGCTAACTACTCCGACTCTTCTCCTTCATTGACATCTGTTACGTTTACGAATAACAACGCAGATGTAGGTGGTGCCATCTATATTTTTTTAAATTCTACACCTAGCCTTACAAATGTTGCTTTCAATTCCAATAACGCTACCTCTTTCGGTGGGGCTATTTATGGTGGCAACAATGGAGGTGTTAATGCAAACAAGGTGCAGTTCAGAGGAAACTCTTCCGGAACAAATGGTGGTGGAATTTTTGCCGGTGCAGGAACATGGTCTTTCAGAGATGTGCTGTTTTCCGGAAATAAAGCAACAGGTATTGGTGGAGCAGTATATGCAAATGGAAGTAGTGTTTCTATGATCAATTCCACTATTGCTGGTAATAATGCTACCACAGCAGGAGCTGTGTACGGAGATAATACTTCTTCTCTGGCTATTTACAATAGTGTTGTGTATGGCAATAGCTCGGGGATTACTACTCTAGGCACTCTTACCAATGAATACAGTTTAATTCAAGGTATAACTGCTAATTCTGGCACACATATGTTGGATGGTGCTACGAATCCCCAATTTATCCTGGCCCCTTCCTTTGCTACGGCTCCTTTTGCCACAGGAAACTATCAGGTAATTCTGGGTAGTCCGCTGGTGAACGCAGGAAAGAATGCTCTGTATCCTGGATTAAATGTGACCAGTAATGATCTCGCAGGCAATAGCCGGATTACCCATCATGCAGATGGTAGCTTTATAGATATTGGAGCTTATGAAAATACAGGTTCAATTGCACAGACAATTAGCGCATCAAATACTATCAAAACGTATGGAGATATAGATTTTGAACCCGGTGCAACAACCAGTTCAGGCTTAGTCGTCAGCTATAGTTCCAGCAACACCAGTGTAGCACTCCCCTATCAGGACGCGACAGATGGAAACAAATGGAAAATAAGAATAGTAGCTGCAGGAACTGTAACCATCACAGGTAGTCAACTGGGAAATAATACCTATGATGTAGCCCCGGAAGTGACATTTACACTTACCATCAATAAGGCTCCACTTACCATTATTGCTAACAATGATACACGCGCCTATAACGGTTCTGGTTATACGGGAGGCAATGGAGTTACATTCAGTGGGTTTGTAAATGGAGATACAACTACAAATCTTTCTGGTAGCCTTTTCTATACTGGTACTTCACAGGGTGCTATTACTATGGGTAACTATGTTATTACACCCAATGGTTATACGTCTACTAATTACAACATTACCTATCAGAGTGCAACTCTGGCTATTACAAAGGCACCAATCACTATTGTCGCCAATTCACAGAGTAAAGTATATGGTACATCTGATCCTCTGCTCACCTATATAGCTTCCGGATTTGTTGGTAGTGACAATAGCAGTATTCTTACAGGATCACTTAGCCGCAATACTGGTGAAAATGCAGGAAGTTATACAATCAATCAAAATACGCTGAGTGTAACTAACAATAACTATACTATTGCCTATACGTCCAACACCTTGACGATTACTAAAGCCACACTTCAGATTGTAGCTGATGTCCAGAGTAAAGTATATGGTGAAGCTGATCCTGTATTTACCTATACTACCAGTGGATTTGTTAGTGGAGATGATGCTAGTATTCTGACAGGTACATTATCACGTGTAACAGGAGAAAACGTTGGCACATATACAATAACACAAGGTGGCCTTTCCGCTGGAAATAATTATAGTATCTCACTCACAGATAATAGCTTAACTATTACTCAGGCCTCTCTGCTGATTACGGCTGATGCCCAAAGCAAAGTATATGGAACTGCAGATCCAGCTCTCACTTTTATAGTTTCCGGATTTAAAAATGGAGATAATAACAGTGTACTCTCAGGGAGCCTTAACAGAGATTCAGGAGAAAATGCAGGTGTGTATGCTATTAATCAGAATACACTCAGCGCAGGAGCTAATTACATCATTACCTATACTGGAAATGTGCTGACTATCACAAAAGCACCACAGTTTATCACCTGGCAACAGGATTTAACAGTGGGCTGTGATGGTTCGGCTGCTCCAATGCAACTAACAGCCATTACAAACAGTGGATTACCTGTAAACTATATAATAACTAACACCAACATTGCTACTATCAATGGTGATATACTGACACCTGTTCATGAAGGATCCACAATAGTTACTGTTACCCAGCCTGGTGATGCAAACCATTTTCCTGCAGAACCTATAGAGAACAATTTTACCTATCAATTATTTGGTCGGGTAAGACAACACTGGAACGATGTAATCTTCTTTGATAATACAGGTGGAAATTATGTATCATGGCAATGGTATAAAAATGGGGCAGCAGTTGCTGGAGCAACAGAAGACTTCTATAATGAATCATCTACGCTGAATGGATCTTACTATGTGCTCGCCACCGATAACAATGGAAATACAGTACAATCTTGTGCCCTTGTTTTAACAGGTAGTAGTACAGTAGCCAGTGGTATTAAAGTCTATCCAAACCCATCCAGGCCGGGAGAAACTGTTACCATTACCTGCAACTATACAAATACGGCTTTGCAGGGAGCCAAACTGATTATCACAAATCTTGTAGGGAATGTAGCACAACAGATAACTTCTGTAAAACAGGAAAATCAGGTAACAATGCCTTTAGTAAGTGGTATGTACATTGTTACACTGATCCTGAACGACGGTCAGAAAGCAACCGTAAACGTGATAGTAAACTAA
- a CDS encoding glycoside hydrolase family 95 protein gives MFLQIGRKFILCLLYGLFTIHVFGQSDHLLWYKQPAEHFEESLVLGNGRVGATVFGGVATDKIYLNDATLWSGEPIPPNKTPDAYKHIAEIRQALQNEDYRLADQLQRKVQGKFSESFSPLGTLTINWKHENQFQNYSRQLDIQTAVAKTVYDIGQTKFTREYLVSYPDKIFAIKLKSSQPGRINFDIQFNSLLKYKPTSKNQILQVEGYAPIKAEPGYRNLKDPIQFIEGRGTRFSVLAGLKTASGKVITTDSTLGVRNATEVVIYVSVATSFNGFDKNPATEGLNNHEIALQQLNHAMKKPFSQIQKDHTADYQQFFNRVSLDLGGSNVSELPTDERLKRYDTGEEDKKLEVLYFQYGRYLLISSSRTPGVPANLQGIWNPYMQPPWSSNYTTNINVQENYWLAENTNLSEMHLPLMGYIKNIAATGKITAQQFYGVKGWCLAHNSDIWAMTNPVGDYGQGDPGWANWNMGGTWIATHLWEHYQFSKDIDFLKNEAYPLMKGASQFCLDWLVSDKNGKLITSPSTSPENLYLTPDGYAGATLYGGTADLAMIRELFQQTISASEALHSDEEFRNSLSKALAQLYPYQIGKKGNLQEWYYDWEDQDPKHRHQSHLFGLFPGHHISPSLTPDLAKACERSLEIKGDETTGWSKGWRINLWARLGDGNHAYRMIRELLHYVEPDAIRSRSSNKGGTYPNLFDAHPPFQIDGNFGGSAAFAEMLVQSSEDKIHLLPALPDVWSTGSVKGICARGGFEVSISWKDKQPLTVTIFSKRGGSTTVVFKQQTRKITLKPGQNLQINW, from the coding sequence ATGTTCTTACAAATAGGTAGAAAGTTCATCCTTTGCTTACTTTATGGATTATTTACAATTCATGTCTTTGGACAGTCTGATCATTTGCTTTGGTATAAACAACCTGCAGAGCATTTTGAAGAAAGTCTGGTTTTGGGCAATGGCAGAGTAGGAGCTACTGTTTTTGGTGGTGTAGCAACTGATAAGATTTACCTGAATGATGCTACATTATGGTCGGGGGAACCCATTCCACCGAATAAAACACCGGATGCTTACAAACACATTGCAGAGATTCGGCAAGCGCTTCAAAATGAAGATTATCGGCTTGCAGATCAACTGCAACGGAAAGTTCAGGGTAAGTTTTCCGAATCTTTTTCTCCGCTAGGTACATTAACTATAAACTGGAAACATGAAAACCAGTTTCAGAACTATTCCCGTCAACTGGACATACAAACTGCTGTTGCCAAAACTGTCTATGATATAGGTCAGACAAAGTTTACCCGTGAATATCTGGTTTCTTATCCGGATAAAATCTTTGCTATAAAGCTAAAAAGCAGCCAGCCCGGAAGAATAAATTTTGACATTCAGTTTAACAGTTTGCTTAAATACAAGCCAACAAGTAAAAACCAGATCTTACAGGTCGAAGGATATGCTCCTATCAAGGCTGAGCCCGGTTATCGGAACTTAAAAGACCCGATTCAATTTATAGAAGGGCGAGGTACCCGTTTTTCCGTACTTGCAGGCTTGAAAACTGCTTCAGGTAAAGTTATCACTACAGATAGTACACTAGGTGTCCGAAATGCAACAGAAGTTGTGATCTATGTTTCAGTAGCAACAAGCTTCAACGGATTTGATAAGAATCCTGCCACAGAAGGTCTCAACAATCATGAGATTGCTTTACAGCAGCTCAATCATGCAATGAAAAAGCCCTTTTCCCAGATCCAAAAAGACCATACTGCCGATTATCAACAGTTTTTTAACCGCGTTTCGCTGGATCTGGGAGGCTCAAATGTTTCTGAGCTACCTACTGATGAACGCTTGAAACGCTATGATACGGGTGAAGAAGATAAAAAGCTGGAGGTTTTATACTTTCAGTACGGACGGTATCTGCTTATCAGCAGTTCTCGTACCCCGGGTGTTCCAGCCAACCTACAGGGTATATGGAATCCCTATATGCAACCACCTTGGAGCAGCAACTATACCACAAATATCAATGTACAGGAAAACTACTGGCTGGCAGAGAATACCAATCTCTCCGAAATGCATCTGCCTTTAATGGGCTATATTAAAAACATAGCTGCTACAGGCAAAATTACTGCTCAACAGTTCTATGGAGTAAAGGGCTGGTGTCTGGCGCATAATTCAGATATATGGGCAATGACTAATCCAGTAGGTGATTACGGGCAGGGTGATCCGGGCTGGGCTAACTGGAACATGGGAGGTACTTGGATTGCTACTCATCTCTGGGAACATTACCAATTTAGCAAAGACATAGATTTTCTTAAGAACGAAGCATATCCTTTGATGAAGGGAGCGTCTCAGTTTTGTCTGGACTGGCTGGTTTCAGATAAAAATGGTAAGCTGATTACTTCTCCTTCTACCTCTCCGGAAAATCTTTACCTTACCCCGGATGGCTATGCAGGGGCTACTCTTTATGGGGGTACTGCTGATCTGGCCATGATTCGTGAATTATTTCAGCAAACGATTTCGGCATCTGAAGCATTACATTCGGATGAGGAGTTTAGAAATAGTTTGTCCAAAGCATTGGCTCAATTATATCCCTATCAGATTGGTAAAAAAGGTAATCTGCAGGAGTGGTATTATGACTGGGAAGATCAAGACCCCAAACACCGACATCAATCCCATCTGTTTGGATTATTTCCTGGTCATCATATTAGTCCTTCTCTTACACCTGATCTGGCCAAAGCCTGTGAGCGAAGTCTGGAAATTAAAGGAGATGAAACAACCGGATGGTCGAAAGGGTGGCGTATCAATCTTTGGGCTCGTTTGGGTGATGGAAACCATGCCTATCGGATGATTCGGGAATTGCTGCACTATGTAGAGCCAGATGCTATACGGAGTCGTAGTTCTAATAAAGGTGGTACCTATCCTAATTTATTTGATGCGCATCCTCCATTTCAGATTGATGGGAATTTTGGAGGTTCTGCTGCCTTTGCAGAAATGTTGGTCCAGTCCTCCGAAGATAAAATTCATCTTTTACCTGCTCTGCCAGATGTATGGAGTACAGGCTCTGTCAAAGGTATCTGTGCCAGAGGAGGTTTTGAAGTTTCTATTAGCTGGAAAGACAAACAACCTCTAACTGTAACAATTTTCTCCAAGCGGGGTGGTTCTACAACGGTAGTCTTTAAACAACAAACCAGAAAAATTACTCTTAAGCCAGGTCAGAACTTGCAAATAAACTGGTGA
- a CDS encoding alpha-L-fucosidase, whose product MRILFFSAIAAFIFICCACTPKEPQSPPSGYGALPSPQQIEWQQMDMYAFVHFTINTFTNKEWGYGDEDPALFNPTEFNADSIVAAAKSAGLTGLILTCKHHDGFCLWPTKTTTHNISKSKWKDGKGDLVKEFSEACKRGGIRFGVYLSPWDRNNAKYGEPEYLEIYRAQMNELLTQYGPVFEIWHDGANGGDGYYGGSRKTIKIDRSTYYKWTETWGLEKKLQPQAVIMSDIGPDVRWVGTETGFSGDPCWETFTPESDKDSSEPAPGQVQYWKSLNGTRNGRYWLPAETNFSIRPGWFYHTSEDDKVKSSNELMNHYFASIGHGTTMLLNIPPTPKGLVHPTDQASLAGFGKLIKEMYAVNYAEGATITTSSVRGATKDYAPENVLDNNPFTYWGTEDTVTTGELTLTLKALSTFSVFRLRENIKLGQRIDDWAVDIWENNHWKEVGKGSAIGYCRLVRLTQPVTTQKVRVRITKSAASICLSDVALFKEPVPLAEAVGKSQKGIVDKKGWTTDAKLSAAIDNNDQTNVNLSMDEWKKISSQGLTVDMKKAVKIKAFTYLPVRDNGYVDKFNFYTSQDGKRWDLQKAGEFSNIKANPISQRVDLEKPVSARYFRFEPLHVIRSFNQKEAVGITELGIIE is encoded by the coding sequence ATGAGAATACTCTTTTTTTCGGCCATTGCTGCTTTTATCTTTATTTGTTGTGCTTGTACTCCAAAAGAGCCACAGAGCCCGCCTTCCGGGTATGGAGCATTACCTTCTCCACAACAGATTGAATGGCAGCAAATGGATATGTATGCATTTGTCCATTTCACAATCAATACATTTACTAATAAAGAATGGGGATATGGTGATGAAGATCCTGCGTTATTTAATCCAACTGAATTCAATGCCGATAGTATTGTAGCTGCTGCAAAATCTGCAGGACTGACAGGTTTGATTCTAACATGTAAGCACCACGATGGCTTTTGTTTATGGCCTACCAAAACTACCACACATAATATTAGTAAAAGCAAATGGAAGGATGGGAAGGGGGATCTGGTGAAAGAGTTTTCGGAAGCTTGTAAAAGAGGCGGAATCCGATTTGGGGTATATCTTTCTCCTTGGGATAGAAACAATGCCAAGTATGGCGAACCTGAATATCTGGAGATTTATCGTGCTCAAATGAATGAATTGTTGACTCAGTACGGCCCTGTTTTCGAAATCTGGCATGATGGTGCGAATGGTGGTGACGGGTATTATGGAGGGTCTCGAAAAACAATTAAAATTGATCGTTCAACCTATTATAAGTGGACAGAAACTTGGGGTTTAGAGAAAAAACTGCAACCACAAGCTGTTATCATGAGTGACATTGGTCCGGATGTTCGTTGGGTAGGTACAGAAACAGGATTCTCCGGAGATCCTTGCTGGGAAACTTTTACTCCTGAAAGTGATAAAGATTCCTCCGAACCAGCTCCCGGACAGGTGCAATATTGGAAATCGCTGAATGGTACCCGCAATGGTCGCTATTGGCTACCTGCTGAAACAAACTTCTCTATTCGTCCGGGTTGGTTTTATCATACCAGTGAAGATGATAAGGTTAAAAGTTCCAATGAGCTAATGAACCATTATTTTGCGTCTATTGGCCATGGAACTACTATGTTGTTAAACATACCTCCAACACCTAAAGGATTGGTGCATCCTACAGATCAGGCTTCGCTGGCAGGTTTTGGGAAGCTTATCAAAGAGATGTATGCTGTTAACTACGCAGAGGGAGCAACCATAACCACCAGTAGTGTCAGAGGTGCTACTAAAGACTATGCTCCGGAGAATGTATTGGATAATAACCCTTTTACATACTGGGGTACAGAAGATACGGTAACAACTGGAGAATTAACACTTACCCTGAAAGCTCTTTCTACCTTTAGTGTTTTCCGGTTACGGGAAAATATCAAACTGGGACAACGCATTGATGACTGGGCAGTGGATATATGGGAAAACAATCATTGGAAAGAGGTTGGTAAAGGATCTGCTATTGGCTATTGCCGTCTGGTTCGTTTGACTCAGCCTGTGACTACACAAAAGGTACGTGTCCGAATCACAAAGTCAGCAGCAAGTATTTGTTTGAGTGATGTAGCTTTATTTAAAGAACCTGTACCTCTTGCAGAGGCAGTCGGGAAATCACAAAAAGGAATAGTTGATAAAAAGGGATGGACTACAGATGCAAAACTATCTGCTGCTATTGATAACAATGACCAGACAAATGTAAACCTGAGCATGGATGAGTGGAAAAAAATATCTTCACAGGGACTAACTGTTGATATGAAGAAGGCAGTGAAGATCAAAGCATTTACTTATCTGCCAGTGAGAGACAATGGATATGTAGATAAATTTAACTTCTATACCAGTCAGGATGGAAAACGCTGGGATTTACAAAAAGCAGGAGAGTTTTCAAACATTAAGGCCAATCCTATTTCACAGCGTGTTGATTTAGAGAAACCAGTTAGCGCCCGTTATTTCCGGTTTGAGCCATTGCATGTGATTAGGTCTTTTAATCAAAAAGAAGCGGTAGGAATTACAGAGTTGGGAATTATTGAGTAA
- a CDS encoding MerR family transcriptional regulator gives MSRYSVTKLAKLAGVSVRTLHLYDEIGLLKPSIRTEARYRLYGEKELLRLQQILFYKELDFSLQEICTILDNPDFDLVQALEGHKSSLKSRRARLTQLLLTIDKTIVKLKDKQQMITDDELYAGFAKGQADAYRNEAIRKWGAQAVEQSEKTLRQMSKADFTQLKAESEEITQILVSMLHLDPESESVQKQIIRHYTIIRKFWGTVNDPNKQAEAYSGLGKLYVTDERYTVINGKPNPEFALFMSKAMSYFAKTQLKE, from the coding sequence ATGAGTCGATATTCGGTTACTAAACTGGCAAAGCTGGCAGGTGTAAGTGTGCGCACACTACACCTGTACGATGAAATAGGATTACTCAAACCGTCAATCCGTACTGAGGCCAGGTACAGATTGTATGGGGAAAAGGAATTACTACGATTACAGCAGATACTCTTTTACAAAGAACTGGATTTCTCTTTGCAGGAAATCTGCACTATCCTGGATAATCCTGATTTTGACCTTGTACAAGCACTTGAAGGTCATAAATCATCTTTAAAGTCCAGACGTGCTCGTCTTACTCAGTTACTCCTGACGATTGATAAAACAATTGTAAAACTAAAAGATAAACAACAGATGATAACAGACGATGAGTTATATGCAGGCTTCGCCAAAGGGCAGGCAGACGCCTACAGAAATGAAGCGATAAGAAAATGGGGCGCACAAGCAGTGGAACAATCTGAAAAAACATTGCGTCAGATGAGTAAAGCAGATTTTACGCAATTAAAGGCAGAGAGCGAAGAAATTACTCAAATATTGGTGAGCATGCTCCATCTGGACCCTGAAAGTGAATCGGTACAAAAACAGATTATCAGACACTATACTATTATCCGTAAATTTTGGGGAACTGTAAATGACCCCAATAAACAAGCAGAAGCCTATAGTGGGTTAGGAAAGTTGTATGTAACCGATGAACGCTATACGGTCATCAATGGGAAACCTAACCCCGAGTTTGCATTATTTATGAGCAAAGCTATGAGCTACTTTGCTAAAACTCAGTTAAAAGAGTAG
- a CDS encoding 2-dehydropantoate 2-reductase → MNQTIYIIGAGAIGKALAVFLKKQGKTVILLRGSVDTGSSSTETIQVTLSDQTIVEASVEVETLSNLSELKGIIVLTNKSYGNTQLAQKLKGKTGNSPIVILQNGLGIENPFEANGFPDIYRCVLFATSQVISEWQVRFKPVTVSPIGIIQHKDSALSSIVDQLTSSYFPFRVEANIQPVIWKKAIINSVFNSVCPLLDSDNGIFHRNEKALAIAQRVIRECLAIANTKGIDLPYNEVTEGLLQISRFSDGQLISTLQDIKNNRPTEIDTLNFEIVRIAQTLNKESFVRETQLLGELTLLKSEIGLQALPQKK, encoded by the coding sequence ATGAATCAGACTATCTATATCATTGGCGCAGGGGCAATAGGAAAAGCCCTGGCTGTATTTCTGAAAAAACAGGGAAAGACAGTCATTCTGCTACGGGGCAGTGTGGATACAGGCTCTAGTTCAACAGAAACTATTCAGGTAACTTTGAGTGATCAAACAATTGTAGAAGCTTCCGTTGAGGTGGAAACTTTATCCAATCTATCTGAACTGAAAGGTATTATTGTTCTGACAAACAAATCATACGGAAATACGCAACTGGCACAAAAACTCAAAGGAAAAACAGGTAACTCACCCATTGTCATTCTCCAGAATGGATTAGGTATAGAAAATCCCTTTGAGGCCAATGGCTTTCCGGACATCTACCGTTGTGTGCTTTTTGCAACAAGTCAGGTAATTTCCGAATGGCAAGTCCGCTTCAAGCCAGTTACTGTCTCTCCTATTGGTATCATACAGCATAAAGACAGTGCTTTATCATCCATTGTAGATCAACTTACCAGTAGTTATTTTCCTTTCAGAGTCGAAGCCAATATTCAGCCTGTCATCTGGAAAAAAGCAATTATTAACAGTGTGTTCAACTCTGTTTGTCCTCTGCTGGATAGCGATAATGGTATTTTTCACCGCAATGAAAAGGCTCTGGCAATAGCCCAGCGCGTCATCAGGGAATGTCTGGCTATTGCCAACACAAAAGGAATAGACCTTCCATACAATGAGGTTACAGAGGGTCTTCTACAGATCAGTCGGTTTTCAGATGGGCAACTTATTTCTACTCTTCAGGATATCAAAAATAACCGCCCAACGGAGATAGATACCCTGAATTTTGAGATTGTTCGTATTGCCCAAACATTGAATAAAGAATCATTTGTAAGAGAGACCCAACTTCTGGGAGAACTCACTTTACTAAAGTCAGAAATAGGCTTGCAAGCCCTTCCTCAAAAAAAGTAA